From the Metamycoplasma hominis ATCC 23114 genome, one window contains:
- a CDS encoding nicotinate-nucleotide adenylyltransferase, which produces MKIGIFGGSFDPVHKGHILIANDAIELLKLDKVIFVPANKNPFKDKQDYASNEHRINMINIVINKSNMEVSQFETKRGGTSYTIDTVKYFAQKYPNDELYFLIGSDNVGSLNKWKDIEEISKIVKIVVFNRNNIYSKINIKKYNCLVLKNSFHPFSSTSYKNGNINVVDERVQEYIGKNYLYLENIAKNTLSIPRFKHLRYTAEFSAQLAKKNNFDVELAYKTGFMHDITKEWDINKAYKFLSSYGYNEQNLPEYMLHQTTAYYWLRDVYKYQNDEALQAIKIHTSLDFKISLLAKILYIADKICEGRKWPGIQKIRELALNNLEEGFKEVIRICGLKFNEQKGIIFDEKQKEIYKLLLK; this is translated from the coding sequence ATGAAGATAGGAATATTTGGCGGAAGTTTTGATCCTGTTCATAAAGGACATATTTTAATTGCTAATGATGCAATTGAATTATTAAAACTAGATAAAGTTATTTTTGTTCCTGCTAACAAAAATCCTTTTAAAGATAAGCAAGATTATGCATCTAATGAACATAGAATAAATATGATTAATATTGTTATAAACAAGAGTAATATGGAAGTTTCACAATTTGAAACAAAAAGAGGTGGCACCTCATACACAATTGATACTGTAAAATATTTTGCTCAAAAGTATCCAAACGATGAGCTATATTTTTTAATTGGATCGGATAACGTTGGCAGTTTAAACAAATGAAAAGATATAGAAGAAATTTCAAAAATTGTAAAAATTGTTGTATTTAATAGAAATAATATTTATTCAAAAATCAATATTAAAAAATACAATTGTTTAGTTTTAAAAAATTCTTTTCATCCTTTTTCTTCAACTTCTTATAAAAATGGAAATATAAATGTAGTAGATGAAAGGGTTCAAGAATACATAGGAAAGAATTATTTATATTTAGAAAATATTGCCAAAAATACTCTTTCTATTCCTAGATTTAAACATTTAAGATATACTGCCGAATTTTCTGCACAATTGGCTAAAAAAAATAATTTTGATGTTGAATTAGCATATAAAACTGGTTTTATGCATGATATTACTAAAGAGTGAGACATAAACAAGGCATATAAATTTTTAAGTTCATATGGGTATAATGAACAAAATTTGCCAGAATATATGCTACACCAAACTACGGCCTATTATTGGTTGAGGGATGTATATAAATATCAAAATGATGAAGCGTTACAAGCAATCAAAATTCATACATCATTAGATTTTAAAATATCTTTATTGGCAAAAATTTTATATATTGCTGACAAAATTTGTGAAGGAAGAAAATGACCGGGAATTCAAAAAATTAGAGAGCTTGCCTTAAATAATTTAGAAGAAGGTTTTAAGGAAGTAATTAGAATATGCGGTCTTAAATTTAATGAACAAAAAGGCATTATTTTTGATGAAAAGCAAAAAGAAATATATAAGTTATTATTAAAATAA
- a CDS encoding iron-sulfur cluster assembly scaffold protein: MNFYSNIEKQRIIFDAYENPKFKIKNDEDFKKTDKTLFEHSNVCVDDIKLNFLFDEKNTLKKVEYCAKGCSIFLSSVELMIQQILNKNKLEINEILNEYKTMIDTSTISQRGGEILGKLVVYQNVRVHLNRLECASIIFRLIKKAVSNE; this comes from the coding sequence TTGAATTTTTATAGTAATATTGAAAAACAAAGAATAATTTTTGATGCATACGAAAACCCAAAATTTAAAATAAAAAATGATGAAGATTTTAAGAAAACTGATAAGACATTATTTGAACATTCAAATGTATGCGTTGACGATATTAAGTTAAATTTTTTATTTGATGAAAAAAATACTTTGAAAAAAGTGGAATATTGTGCTAAAGGGTGTTCAATTTTTTTGTCATCTGTTGAATTAATGATTCAGCAAATTTTGAATAAAAATAAATTAGAAATAAATGAAATTTTAAATGAATATAAAACAATGATAGATACATCTACAATTTCACAACGTGGTGGAGAAATATTGGGAAAATTGGTTGTATATCAAAATGTAAGAGTTCATTTAAATAGGTTAGAATGTGCATCAATAATTTTTAGGTTAATAAAAAAAGCTGTTTCTAATGAATAA
- a CDS encoding aminotransferase class V-fold PLP-dependent enzyme encodes MNYKDLFPMFKNNPGIVYFDNSALTFKPQTVINSGIDFYEKYSISTRTADSVLGIQTEEVMHETRKKIADLIDASADQTIFTSGTTDGLNLISLMLKDIIKDGEIIFSYFNHSSAIVPFIENLKNNNITFKYAKDNEEVLNLINEKTKLIVLPQLTNNFNVFFDLKKIHQKSKKYGAYLINDAAQAIAHEKVSLNDCDVIVFSSNKIYGPTGMGALVIEKDLLKKIVPQKWGGGQVQSIGSGCEWSAKNDIKKFEPGTPNFAGIFQFNAAIDFINSLGYELINKLETAVANYCYDELKTIDGIEIDSKRGDKIILFNIKNIPSQDIASYLGHNNIYVRSGVFCAHKFHELKQYGNSYVRISISFYNDYNDVDKFIKLLKEMGANFLEFL; translated from the coding sequence ATGAATTATAAGGATTTATTTCCTATGTTTAAAAATAATCCCGGTATTGTATATTTCGATAATTCAGCACTCACTTTTAAACCACAAACCGTAATAAATTCAGGTATTGATTTTTATGAAAAATATTCAATTTCTACAAGGACTGCTGATAGCGTTTTAGGAATACAAACAGAAGAAGTAATGCATGAAACTAGAAAAAAAATTGCAGATTTGATTGACGCTTCTGCCGATCAAACCATATTTACTTCAGGAACGACTGATGGATTAAACTTAATATCTTTAATGTTAAAAGATATAATAAAGGATGGCGAAATAATATTTAGCTATTTTAATCACAGCTCAGCAATCGTTCCATTCATTGAAAATCTTAAAAACAATAATATAACATTTAAATATGCAAAAGATAACGAGGAAGTTTTAAATTTAATAAATGAAAAAACGAAGTTAATTGTATTACCTCAATTAACTAATAATTTTAATGTATTTTTTGATTTAAAAAAAATTCATCAAAAATCTAAAAAATATGGTGCATATTTGATAAACGATGCCGCACAAGCTATTGCTCACGAAAAAGTTTCATTGAACGACTGCGATGTAATTGTTTTTTCAAGTAATAAAATTTATGGTCCTACTGGTATGGGGGCTTTAGTAATTGAAAAAGATTTACTAAAAAAAATAGTTCCTCAAAAATGAGGTGGTGGTCAAGTTCAATCTATTGGTTCTGGTTGCGAATGAAGTGCCAAGAATGATATAAAAAAATTTGAACCTGGAACTCCTAATTTTGCCGGGATTTTTCAATTTAACGCTGCAATCGATTTTATAAATAGTTTAGGTTATGAATTAATAAATAAACTAGAAACAGCTGTTGCAAATTATTGCTATGATGAATTAAAAACAATAGATGGAATAGAAATAGATTCAAAAAGAGGGGATAAAATTATTTTATTTAATATAAAAAATATTCCTTCTCAGGATATTGCATCATATTTAGGACATAATAATATTTATGTAAGATCTGGGGTTTTTTGTGCACATAAATTTCATGAATTGAAACAATATGGCAATAGTTATGTAAGAATTTCAATTTCATTTTATAATGATTATAATGATGTTGATAAATTCATTAAACTTTTAAAAGAAATGGGGGCTAATTTTCTTGAATTTTTATAG
- the recA gene encoding recombinase RecA produces the protein MKETTNDNLQKEKSIIAETLKEIEKKFGKEAVMILGEKPSIIPETFSSGSLTIDRALGINGWPKGRIIEIYGPESSGKTTLALHAIAEIQKTGGIAAFIDAEHSIDPIYAKNLGVDIDNLILSQPDSGEQALEIVDTLSKSGAIGLIVVDSVAALVPEAELNGEMKDQVVGAQARLMSKALRKITGSLSKNKTTVIFINQIREKIGVIFGNPETTTGGRALKFYSSIRLEVRKIQNVTNNGDITGNQIKCKVVKNKLAAPYKTAQIDIIFSKGISKELEIINLAEELGILVKKGSWYSFNGENIAQGVLNLQFILQTNKELFDKLKQEVLDKLNSIN, from the coding sequence ATGAAAGAAACAACAAATGATAATCTTCAAAAAGAAAAGAGCATTATTGCTGAAACATTAAAGGAAATAGAAAAGAAATTTGGCAAAGAAGCCGTTATGATTTTAGGAGAAAAGCCAAGCATAATTCCCGAAACTTTTAGTAGTGGTTCGTTGACTATTGATAGAGCGTTAGGAATAAATGGATGACCAAAAGGTAGAATTATTGAAATATATGGTCCAGAAAGTAGTGGAAAAACAACATTAGCGTTGCACGCTATTGCCGAAATACAAAAAACTGGTGGAATTGCAGCATTTATTGATGCTGAGCATTCTATAGATCCAATATATGCCAAAAATTTAGGGGTTGATATTGACAATTTAATTTTATCTCAACCAGATTCAGGAGAACAAGCATTAGAAATTGTTGATACATTGTCTAAATCCGGGGCAATAGGACTAATTGTTGTCGATTCGGTTGCTGCATTGGTTCCTGAGGCTGAGTTGAATGGAGAAATGAAAGACCAAGTAGTAGGTGCACAGGCAAGGCTTATGTCTAAAGCCTTAAGAAAAATAACTGGATCATTATCAAAAAACAAGACAACAGTAATATTTATTAATCAAATAAGAGAAAAAATTGGAGTTATTTTTGGCAATCCTGAAACAACAACCGGCGGAAGAGCATTGAAATTTTATTCAAGTATTCGCCTTGAAGTTAGAAAAATTCAAAATGTAACCAATAACGGAGACATTACAGGTAATCAAATTAAGTGTAAAGTTGTAAAGAACAAATTAGCTGCTCCATATAAAACTGCTCAAATTGATATTATTTTTTCAAAAGGTATTTCAAAAGAGCTTGAAATAATTAATTTAGCAGAAGAATTAGGAATTTTAGTAAAAAAGGGCTCGTGATATAGTTTCAATGGTGAAAATATAGCACAAGGAGTGTTAAATTTACAATTTATTTTGCAAACTAATAAAGAATTATTCGATAAATTAAAACAAGAAGTTTTAGACAAATTAAATTCGATAAATTAA
- a CDS encoding TlyA family RNA methyltransferase yields MKKKISEIITNIFKYDLKISEALIREGRVIVNNEKIIIPSLKFEETDVDIRFINMKLPYVSRGAYKLLEAIEKFNINLTDKICLDIGSSTGGFVDVMLRHGAKKVYAVDCGTNQLAYELRINDKVVVYEKTNLKNLKKEMFLENIEFVSCDVSFISLKYVFEVCNKLLNNNVNVVFLIKPQFEASSKYVEPGGYVNQENHKYIIDKVISYAKNNGFVLINLIKSPILGEKSKNIEYLGFFRKDS; encoded by the coding sequence ATGAAAAAGAAAATTAGCGAGATAATAACCAATATTTTTAAATACGATTTGAAAATTTCAGAAGCGTTAATTAGAGAAGGAAGAGTAATTGTAAATAATGAAAAGATAATTATTCCATCATTAAAATTTGAAGAAACCGATGTAGATATAAGATTCATTAATATGAAATTGCCCTATGTTTCAAGAGGCGCTTATAAATTATTAGAAGCAATAGAAAAATTTAATATAAACTTAACGGATAAAATATGTCTTGACATAGGATCGTCTACTGGGGGATTTGTTGATGTAATGTTAAGGCATGGTGCTAAAAAAGTATATGCCGTAGATTGTGGCACAAATCAACTAGCATATGAACTTAGGATAAATGATAAGGTTGTTGTTTATGAAAAAACTAATCTTAAAAATTTAAAAAAGGAAATGTTCCTTGAAAATATTGAATTTGTATCTTGCGATGTTTCATTTATAAGCTTGAAATATGTATTTGAGGTTTGCAATAAATTATTAAATAATAATGTAAATGTAGTTTTTTTAATTAAACCCCAATTTGAAGCTTCTAGCAAATATGTCGAACCTGGAGGGTATGTTAACCAAGAAAATCATAAATATATTATTGATAAAGTAATTTCATATGCAAAAAATAATGGCTTTGTTTTGATTAATTTAATAAAAAGCCCTATTTTAGGAGAAAAATCAAAAAACATTGAATATTTAGGCTTTTTTAGAAAGGATAGTTAA
- a CDS encoding transcription antitermination factor NusB — MNNDSSSKISEKDKRILFLLNKYKARMHIINCIYQSELFNKNLSIQEILENCGENQLNANEIESLKIIEAKYDVFTRIAKKFISEDWEWNRILPLSRAIIIYGEYELLFNDPRVVINEMVNISKIYSPNNDYKFINKVLDLVSKNVIKKNTKDEKEN, encoded by the coding sequence ATGAATAACGATTCATCATCAAAAATCAGTGAGAAGGATAAACGAATTTTATTTCTACTCAATAAATATAAGGCAAGGATGCATATTATTAATTGCATATATCAGAGCGAGCTATTTAATAAGAATCTTTCAATACAAGAAATTTTGGAAAATTGTGGAGAAAATCAATTGAATGCCAATGAAATAGAATCTTTAAAAATAATTGAAGCTAAATATGATGTTTTTACTAGAATAGCAAAAAAATTTATTAGTGAAGACTGAGAATGAAATAGAATTTTACCACTATCGAGAGCCATAATAATATACGGTGAATATGAATTATTATTTAATGACCCAAGGGTGGTAATTAATGAGATGGTTAATATTTCAAAAATATACAGTCCTAATAATGATTATAAATTTATCAATAAGGTTCTAGATCTTGTTTCTAAAAATGTAATTAAAAAAAATACTAAAGATGAAAAAGAAAATTAG
- a CDS encoding TIGR00282 family metallophosphoesterase: protein MKNENIKILFLGDIFGLPGIRFVEQQLPNIIKQNNIDFVIAQAENVSGRKGFEPKDYERLKRAGINAFTLGNHVWAKEKIHQIINNGDLIRPANINSSYPGKGIRIFDIKGHKVAIMSFMGITFNPLLEPWKEQSANNFFDEFDELYENNGADYYIIDFHAETTSEKAVFSLYVDGKVDAIFGTHTHVQTNDARILPKGTYFVTDAGMCGPRDCAIGSDFQEVYEKMRYAAFSAFKVSKNKCQLNGVIFTLTKDPTAKHIELVNIKEQ from the coding sequence ATGAAAAATGAAAATATAAAAATTCTATTTTTGGGAGACATATTTGGTTTACCAGGAATTAGATTTGTTGAGCAACAATTGCCAAACATAATAAAACAAAATAATATTGATTTTGTAATCGCTCAAGCAGAAAACGTTTCAGGAAGAAAGGGCTTTGAGCCTAAGGATTATGAAAGATTAAAAAGAGCAGGAATAAATGCATTTACATTAGGAAATCACGTTTGAGCTAAAGAAAAGATTCATCAAATAATAAACAACGGAGATTTAATAAGACCAGCAAATATAAATAGTTCATATCCTGGCAAAGGCATAAGAATATTTGATATTAAAGGCCATAAAGTCGCAATTATGTCTTTTATGGGCATAACATTTAATCCTCTATTAGAACCATGAAAAGAACAAAGTGCAAATAATTTCTTTGACGAATTTGATGAGCTATATGAAAATAATGGCGCAGATTATTACATAATAGATTTTCATGCTGAGACAACATCTGAAAAAGCAGTATTTTCACTATACGTTGATGGTAAAGTTGATGCAATTTTTGGAACGCATACGCACGTTCAAACAAACGATGCAAGAATTTTGCCTAAGGGTACATATTTTGTAACTGATGCCGGAATGTGTGGTCCAAGAGATTGCGCTATTGGTTCTGACTTCCAAGAAGTATATGAAAAAATGCGTTACGCAGCATTTTCTGCATTTAAAGTATCAAAAAATAAATGTCAATTAAATGGAGTTATTTTTACATTAACTAAAGATCCAACAGCAAAGCATATTGAGTTAGTAAATATAAAGGAGCAATAA
- a CDS encoding phenylalanine--tRNA ligase subunit beta has translation MLFSYKKIVKLANITDKSVEEVVGAINSIGFEVEEYHKFLDAEGMKFCHVLKAYKNPNSDRLTVCEVEFGNGDHSIIQTNATNMHEGDYVMAYVPGSRSGKNIFAAKELKGIISEGMFVSLNEIGIPEEFHPLDSKDGIFQVGKIDLNLDPVQYFDLDDYLIDVTILSNRADALCYLILAKEISAYFESYVEPLSKPKPTLESDIVVSKNLVATNCFSLVEATTKQPTISLQDEFLLWKHGIKTFRNAVDITNLVLLYAGVPCHVYNKNSLSSNEFSTSLSNETLNVLGNKQVTLNNNLVVKNGDQTVSIASVIGLENYEYRPDGGHCVFELASFSLKEVRRSIKTVKLETLASLRGSKEISCGQVVMAYEFLTKYLDQYSVQINAPKQRKTNILIDSHYITKYAGFNITKTKKYIQVLNQLTLLGFKIKEDLSSVIFPTYRYDLKNMQDFVEEVFRFYGYDNFPAKSPKITRLLIKENKEFKFIENFCAKGYFNVRTYTLINPEKNIFNPFDFKTNFNAIAAKNYDHSQIRNSMISSLLEVLDTNIKQGLPAASYFEIAMINNKMNVLGIASLNKTIDDIKADIYSITNETLEFKPSKLKIFNPNAAQEIYLNNELIGYVAKLDPHYCQYNAVFSEVFLDKINSNVIKYKNYKHTPLKSRDVTISVLDKQSIEETIKKIQSIFGVYKISIKDVYNKDNGTKNITLEVILEDWATKKFDSIFNK, from the coding sequence ATGTTATTTTCTTATAAAAAAATAGTTAAATTGGCAAATATAACTGACAAAAGTGTAGAAGAGGTTGTTGGAGCAATTAATTCAATAGGCTTTGAAGTTGAAGAATATCATAAGTTTCTAGATGCCGAAGGTATGAAGTTCTGTCATGTATTAAAGGCATACAAAAATCCTAATTCCGATCGTTTAACAGTTTGTGAGGTTGAATTTGGTAATGGTGATCATTCAATAATTCAAACCAATGCAACAAACATGCATGAAGGCGATTATGTAATGGCTTATGTTCCTGGATCAAGATCTGGAAAAAATATATTTGCTGCCAAGGAACTAAAAGGAATCATCTCTGAAGGAATGTTTGTAAGTTTGAATGAAATTGGTATTCCAGAAGAATTTCATCCTTTAGATTCAAAAGATGGTATTTTTCAAGTTGGAAAAATAGATTTAAATTTAGACCCTGTTCAATATTTTGATCTTGATGATTATTTGATTGATGTAACGATTTTATCTAATAGAGCTGATGCATTGTGTTATTTAATTTTAGCTAAAGAAATTTCAGCATATTTTGAATCATATGTTGAACCTCTTTCAAAACCAAAACCTACTTTGGAAAGCGATATTGTTGTAAGTAAAAATTTAGTTGCTACAAACTGTTTTAGTTTAGTTGAAGCAACTACTAAACAACCTACTATTTCTCTTCAAGATGAATTTCTTTTATGAAAACATGGAATAAAAACATTTAGAAATGCAGTTGATATAACTAATTTGGTCTTATTGTATGCGGGAGTTCCTTGTCATGTATATAATAAAAATTCTTTAAGTTCAAATGAGTTTTCTACATCATTGAGCAATGAAACATTAAATGTCTTAGGCAATAAACAAGTTACATTAAACAACAATTTGGTTGTAAAAAATGGAGATCAAACTGTTTCAATAGCAAGTGTTATAGGACTAGAAAATTATGAATATAGACCCGATGGTGGACATTGCGTCTTTGAATTAGCATCATTTTCGTTAAAAGAAGTTAGAAGAAGTATAAAAACAGTCAAATTAGAAACATTGGCATCTTTACGGGGCTCAAAAGAAATATCATGTGGTCAAGTTGTTATGGCATATGAATTTTTAACTAAATATTTAGATCAATATTCAGTTCAAATAAACGCACCAAAGCAAAGAAAAACAAATATATTAATTGATAGTCATTATATTACTAAATATGCGGGCTTTAATATTACAAAAACCAAAAAATATATTCAAGTCTTAAATCAATTAACTCTTTTGGGCTTTAAAATAAAGGAAGATTTATCATCAGTAATTTTTCCGACTTATAGATACGATTTAAAAAATATGCAAGATTTTGTTGAAGAAGTGTTTAGATTTTATGGATATGATAATTTCCCAGCTAAATCTCCAAAAATTACTAGATTATTAATTAAAGAAAACAAAGAATTTAAATTTATTGAAAACTTCTGTGCAAAAGGATATTTCAATGTTAGAACATACACGTTAATTAATCCTGAAAAAAACATTTTTAATCCATTTGATTTTAAAACTAATTTCAATGCAATTGCAGCAAAGAATTATGATCATTCTCAAATTAGAAATTCAATGATTTCTTCATTATTAGAAGTCTTGGATACAAATATCAAACAAGGTTTGCCAGCTGCTTCTTATTTTGAAATTGCTATGATTAATAATAAAATGAATGTATTAGGAATTGCTTCATTAAATAAAACTATTGATGATATAAAAGCTGATATTTATTCAATAACTAATGAAACATTGGAATTTAAACCAAGTAAATTAAAAATTTTTAATCCAAATGCAGCACAAGAAATTTATTTAAATAACGAATTAATTGGATATGTTGCAAAATTAGACCCTCACTATTGTCAATATAATGCAGTGTTTAGCGAAGTCTTTTTAGATAAAATTAATAGCAACGTAATTAAATATAAAAATTACAAGCACACACCTCTTAAATCTAGGGATGTTACTATATCTGTTTTAGATAAACAATCTATTGAAGAAACAATTAAAAAAATACAAAGTATTTTTGGCGTGTACAAAATTTCAATTAAGGATGTTTATAATAAAGATAATGGCACAAAAAATATTACATTAGAAGTAATTTTAGAAGATTGAGCAACCAAGAAATTTGATTCAATTTTTAATAAATAA
- the pheS gene encoding phenylalanine--tRNA ligase subunit alpha, with the protein MEFDLNKINTLEDLKLAKNAFNNSDELKELMSQIKTADPLQKAELGKKIQLLKKQAEDFFDLAKQKLEDIKIQDLINQEYVDFANPINTTGGIHPINLVANRFREWLLANGYFEYTGPEIENEEYNFERLNIPQSHPAREMQDSLYISEKELLRTHNTGFSARALEEHKNQEFSQFAIGKVYRNDEEDRTHTHQFTQLDFVSVGNHSFGTLIYTLTELFSYVLEQKVKIRLRPSYFPFTEPSVEVDVLFNGKWVEVLGAGMLHENVLKMAGYTNDMNGIAAGIGIERITMIKYGIDDIRELYGNDQRFLKQFK; encoded by the coding sequence TCAGATGAGTTAAAAGAATTAATGTCTCAAATTAAAACAGCAGATCCATTGCAAAAAGCAGAACTTGGTAAAAAAATTCAACTACTAAAAAAGCAAGCAGAAGATTTTTTTGATTTAGCAAAGCAAAAACTTGAAGATATAAAAATTCAAGATTTAATTAATCAAGAGTATGTAGATTTTGCAAATCCTATAAATACAACTGGAGGAATTCATCCAATTAATTTGGTTGCAAATAGATTTAGAGAATGATTATTGGCAAATGGATATTTTGAATATACGGGACCCGAAATAGAAAATGAAGAATATAACTTTGAACGTTTGAATATTCCTCAATCTCACCCCGCAAGAGAGATGCAAGATTCACTATATATATCAGAAAAAGAATTGCTTAGAACTCACAATACAGGATTTAGTGCAAGAGCATTAGAGGAACATAAAAATCAAGAGTTTTCACAATTTGCTATTGGAAAAGTTTATAGAAATGATGAAGAAGATAGAACACATACTCACCAATTTACTCAATTAGATTTTGTTAGTGTTGGTAACCATTCATTTGGAACATTAATTTATACATTGACTGAATTATTTTCTTATGTTTTAGAACAAAAGGTAAAAATTAGACTACGTCCTTCTTATTTTCCATTTACTGAACCTAGTGTTGAAGTTGATGTTTTGTTTAATGGAAAATGAGTTGAAGTTTTGGGTGCTGGTATGTTGCATGAAAACGTTTTAAAAATGGCCGGATATACCAATGATATGAATGGCATTGCTGCAGGAATTGGTATTGAAAGAATAACAATGATAAAGTATGGCATTGACGATATAAGAGAATTGTATGGAAATGATCAAAGATTTTTAAAACAATTTAAATAA
- a CDS encoding Y-family DNA polymerase, producing MNKIIFHIDMDSFFVSCERSINTNLIDKPVVIAKRYKRSIISAMSYEVKNLGYRVGSSLYTVLEKVPNLLIVEPHYDLYSLISKKIFDYLKNKYCTQLEIYSIDECYIDFSNTVSNWEEAKNLAQQIKDDILKTFMIPCSIGISFTKFLAKMSTNKAKPSGILITKKEDIERNFYSLPVEKIFGVGKNISQQLIKNKISTYKDLLECNNEIFLRKLFKKNFFLFIEQLKGINATDHILNLETKGISNTITFMEKDSDDIVFLKNELFKLARNVANRAVNNNYECRCVEVLIRKQDKKWMSEQKKIDFFTNDIDIIFKIALKLFLNLWNEKECLRGLGIRICDLRSIFQENKQIDLFEDNNQKSIVNSILNEVNAKFEGKILITGKQYLLENSIDIDNIKFLRKNNQPYDKKINLEEKK from the coding sequence ATGAATAAGATAATTTTTCACATAGATATGGACTCCTTCTTTGTTAGTTGCGAACGTTCTATTAATACAAACTTAATAGACAAGCCTGTTGTAATTGCTAAACGATACAAACGTTCAATAATTAGTGCAATGTCTTACGAGGTAAAAAATCTTGGATATAGAGTAGGAAGTTCTTTATACACCGTTTTAGAAAAGGTTCCTAATTTGCTTATAGTAGAACCACACTATGATTTATATTCTCTAATTTCTAAAAAAATTTTTGATTATCTAAAAAATAAGTATTGTACACAACTAGAAATATATTCAATAGACGAATGCTATATTGATTTTAGCAACACTGTTAGCAATTGGGAGGAAGCTAAAAATCTTGCCCAACAAATTAAAGATGATATTTTAAAAACATTTATGATTCCTTGTTCAATAGGAATTTCCTTTACAAAGTTTTTGGCAAAAATGAGTACAAATAAAGCAAAACCATCAGGAATTTTAATAACAAAAAAGGAAGATATTGAAAGAAATTTTTACTCATTGCCGGTGGAAAAAATATTTGGGGTAGGAAAAAATATTTCACAACAATTAATAAAAAATAAAATTTCTACTTATAAAGATTTGCTAGAATGCAATAATGAAATTTTTTTAAGAAAATTGTTTAAAAAAAATTTTTTCTTATTTATTGAACAACTAAAGGGAATCAATGCAACCGACCACATCTTAAATCTTGAAACAAAAGGAATAAGTAACACGATAACTTTTATGGAAAAAGATTCTGATGATATTGTTTTTTTGAAAAATGAATTGTTTAAATTGGCAAGAAATGTTGCTAATAGGGCCGTAAACAACAATTATGAATGCAGATGTGTTGAAGTTTTAATAAGAAAACAAGACAAAAAATGAATGTCAGAGCAAAAAAAAATTGATTTTTTTACAAATGATATTGACATTATTTTTAAAATTGCGTTAAAACTTTTTTTAAATTTATGAAATGAAAAAGAATGTTTAAGGGGTCTTGGAATTAGAATCTGCGATTTGAGGTCGATATTTCAAGAAAACAAACAAATCGATTTGTTTGAAGATAATAATCAAAAATCAATAGTAAATTCAATATTAAATGAGGTTAATGCAAAATTTGAGGGTAAAATTTTAATAACAGGGAAACAATATTTGTTAGAGAATTCAATCGATATTGATAATATAAAGTTTTTAAGAAAAAACAATCAACCATATGATAAAAAAATAAATTTAGAGGAGAAAAAATAA